CATTAGTTACAGTGTaggagtgtgtgctagatatcagaCTAATCCCAAAGAGTCCCATATGACTGCTTTAAAgagaatcataaagtatgtcaaaaccactgcTGAGTTTAGTGTGTGGTACAGCAAGAACACAAGTGATGTCCTAGCTGGGTACTCTGATGCTGATTCGGCTGGGAATgttgatgatagaaagagtacttcAGGGGGTTGTTTctatgtgggtaataatcttgtctcttGAATGAGTAAAAAGCAGAACTCCATCTCATTATCCACTGTAGAAACTGAGTACATTGCTGCTGGTAGCTGTTGTACCCAACTcctatggatgcaaaaactcctccatgattatggtatttgtcaagaacatctcactatctattgtgacaataccagtGCCATTAATATCTCTAAGAATCCGGTTCAACATTCTAGAACCAAACACATAGAAattcgacatcacttcattagggatcttgtcgaagatggtactctcactcttgagtttattcacacCAATGATCAAAAGGTTGACCTgtttaccaaacctcttgacaATAAACACTTCGAATTCCTTTgtcaaaacattggtgttatctCTATGGGATgatcttcctctctttttccttcttcctcatgCATCTGCATGtagtttttattctttggttgtttaacatgtttttgtttggttatttttcagttttgctttgttttgtttttcatataaaaataataaaaaaaaattgaaaaatcagaaaaatacaaaaacagtgtgtgttttgtgtacattggtactttgtaccttggatggccattgaaacaaagtcttctaaactttgtatcatttgtagcttagatgagcatctctatgcacaactaagcaagtgagctttgtggctcgtgtttgtgatgagtaagattaagttatgtcttatacttaacactcatatcactctttttgatgggaatgactaaaaaatcctaagagaaaggcataaataaccatctcaccactgttgcccgccaatcataatatgacacctgtgtGCTTagacatagcaaaattggaatgtcaaatatcattgggtatttcttttctctctctaatatgcccatgcatgatatgcttaaaagaaaaatatgcaaaggaaaaattaaaagcaaaaatatcaaaaatgctttaaatatgattgcaagcgtgtattctaggagatgtgggagttataagatgtacctcgaaggtgatagtcaccatcaagcagttatgattgtgtgtgagttaaagagattttctcatatctcaaatcgtcataacatgtatacacttatgcaatcttgcgatatttttcacacacaacacgcaatattttttgctattcttgatacatgtgcaggtacaatgtgatttggccatcacaaggttttacatgtgttaatgtatgctcactaaactgtcttgacttgtttttgatatataaaattggttagacttgtttaatgtgtgtgtgtttttgagaatccatgtgcttaaaattttaattgagagatgattttgagagcttaatatgttgattagatcgttggttgagttgcatattggattgcattcatgtctgcgTTTTTCTcatctcgaaaaactgtttttaaaagctggctcgacacttcctcgacacctcctcgatacctcagCTATCGACGTTCATTTTCTCGGCACCTCCCTCGACAGGtgtctcgatacctctcgacacctgcatctgtcgagatttactgctTGTCCTATTTAAGCTTCCTGTGTGATCAGGTTTTCATTTCAttagatctctctctcgatacttctctgttttctctcccaaaactttctcatctcactccaaactttgttcctcaaggtttcttcaagctttttcaagtttttctctACTTGGTAAGCTTTTAATCCtttcatattcatgcatttcatgttttgaaacctaggttttggaatttttgaaaaaatttggggtttttcaaaattgatgagttattattgaaattttgggatgggttttcacttaaatgtgtttaaaaccttatacattgcatcacattagcattataatggtattgtcatgcatttagatgtgtgttatcTATCTGtatgctgataggtttggattgggctgagcccatgatgcaatttcttttgcatgtcacatgttcatgcatttcccatgcatacgtactccttttcaatatacttgttatatttgaaattgtttgggacttttctgattgtcattttttctctccccctctgtttgtttacgttagtcgtgtctatggcacctaagtgtaaatccactccagcccgGAATCCTCTTCATTCTGGagcttcttcatcatctgatccttcttcatcatctgatcctactctatctcatattcggttccgtgatgatgatgcctttaaggcattttcaGATAACTTTTTTAgatgaggcattcattcggaacgccaagtcattctaACAGACTTTGTCAACACCAACCTTCCGTCtatcattcacagtaggggataggagtcactgtgtgacatcccggtcacctgtcctctcATACTTAtgcaggagttttactccaacatgcacgggattgatcgttcagtacctcttttcttcactcgtgttcgaggtacgcgcattcctatcacactGTAACTTGTTGTGGATGTGCttcgggtccctaggatagagtttcctgactatcctagttgtgagcgtctaaggactgtgtccagggatgagctcatgtctgcttttTGTGAGCGCCCTTCTGCTTGGGGTAAGCGTCTgtttacaccatgtcgaccttttgctaaaggtcctagattcataaacatggtgatgacctttgttttgcatccactctctcactataactccattacagagcctcatgctcgatttttgttgtcgcttcttgagcatcttactatagatttcccttctcatttcattttgtctattatagatgttcatctagattcggcgtcccgtgataagctcatctttccttccgctatcacgaggatcttacgccatttttctgttccttttcacTCTTCTGACCATTTCACCGTTATGTGTGCCATAaattacgctaccgttaaacatAGTGAGGCCCAACTTCAGTCGCGACAGTCGAATTCAATAGTTCCTCCCTCCCATTCAGCTCCATCtcgttctgctccatccacatccgctc
This genomic stretch from Quercus lobata isolate SW786 chromosome 3, ValleyOak3.0 Primary Assembly, whole genome shotgun sequence harbors:
- the LOC115980532 gene encoding secreted RxLR effector protein 161-like, whose amino-acid sequence is MSMIGELTHFLELQIRQQDSGKSVNPSLYRSMIDSLLYLTAIRPNISYSVGVCARYQTNPKESHMTALKRIIKYVKTTAEFSVWYSKNTSDVLAGYSDADSAGNVDDRKSTSGGCFYVGNNLVS